One window of Rhodothermales bacterium genomic DNA carries:
- a CDS encoding proline dehydrogenase family protein has protein sequence MKLPFFLARRFVAGETLADALPAVRALRADGLLVTLDLLGEDVKDRKRAERYALEYIDILRTLDREDSELPPNISIKLSMIGQRIDRDFCLANLRRVLDVARELGAFVRLDMEGSDLTASTLGFFEEVYPDYPDNVGVVLQAYLRRTEADVDRMAELNARVRLCKGAYKEPPEVAYQDMPTIRENFERQMQRLITDARYPGIATHDDTLIAATKAFVGAHGISHDAFEFQMLYGIRPDTQREIAREGYNLRIYVPYGTQWGPYFTRRLRERKENVWFILKNMFRR, from the coding sequence ATGAAGCTCCCGTTCTTCCTCGCCCGCCGGTTTGTCGCAGGCGAAACGCTCGCCGATGCGCTCCCCGCCGTCCGCGCCCTCCGCGCCGATGGCCTCCTCGTCACCCTCGACCTCCTCGGCGAGGACGTCAAAGACCGGAAGCGGGCCGAGCGGTACGCGCTCGAATACATCGACATCCTCCGCACGCTCGACCGCGAGGACAGCGAGCTGCCGCCTAACATCTCGATCAAGCTCTCGATGATCGGGCAGCGGATCGACCGCGACTTCTGCCTCGCGAACCTCCGCCGCGTGCTCGACGTGGCGCGCGAGCTCGGCGCGTTCGTCCGGCTCGACATGGAGGGCTCCGACCTCACGGCTTCGACGCTCGGCTTCTTCGAGGAGGTCTATCCCGACTACCCCGACAACGTCGGCGTCGTGCTCCAGGCCTACCTCCGACGGACCGAGGCCGATGTGGACCGGATGGCTGAACTCAACGCCCGCGTTCGCCTTTGCAAAGGCGCCTACAAAGAGCCGCCCGAGGTCGCTTACCAGGACATGCCGACGATCCGGGAGAACTTCGAGCGCCAGATGCAGCGGCTCATCACCGACGCCCGCTACCCCGGCATCGCCACGCACGACGACACGCTGATCGCGGCGACGAAGGCGTTCGTCGGGGCGCATGGCATTTCCCACGACGCGTTCGAATTCCAGATGCTCTACGGCATCCGCCCGGACACACAGCGGGAGATCGCGCGCGAGGGCTACAACCTCCGCATCTATGTGCCCTACGGCACGCAGTGGGGGCCGTACTTCACGCGCCGCCTCCGCGAGCGGAAGGAGAACGTGTGGTTCATCCTCAAAAACATGTTCCGACGCTAA
- a CDS encoding aminotransferase class I/II-fold pyridoxal phosphate-dependent enzyme codes for MADASRHLRTRLAQAGCHPDPQTGALTPPIHLATTFERPPSGDYGDGYVYARWGNPTRDLFETTLADLEADGTEDGAEAAAFASGMAAVMVVLQSLRPGDHVLLPDDVYHGVRSLFRSTFTDWGLIYSEVDQTDLDAVRAALRPETKLVWAETPSNPLLKIVDLEALAGIAHDAGALLLVDGTWTTPLLQRPLAVGADLVLHSATKYLGGHSDVLLGALVARRGLDFFERVRALQKGAGPVADPFGSWLVLRGMRSLGARMSLHGANAQRLAEALQAHPAVEAVHYPGLPDHPGHAVAKRQMDGFGGMLSFQVRGDADAALGVAARTRLFKRATSLGGTESLIEHRASIESQPTPTPQNLLRVSVGLEHADDLVADLTDALDGLPAAR; via the coding sequence ATGGCCGACGCCTCCCGCCACCTCCGTACCCGCCTCGCGCAGGCCGGATGCCACCCCGATCCGCAGACCGGCGCGCTCACCCCGCCGATCCACCTCGCCACGACGTTCGAGCGGCCCCCCAGTGGCGATTACGGCGACGGCTACGTGTACGCCCGATGGGGCAACCCCACCCGCGACCTCTTCGAAACCACGCTCGCCGACCTCGAAGCTGACGGCACCGAAGACGGCGCCGAGGCCGCCGCGTTCGCCTCGGGCATGGCCGCCGTCATGGTCGTCCTCCAGAGCCTCCGCCCCGGCGACCACGTACTCCTCCCCGACGATGTCTACCACGGCGTCCGCTCCCTCTTCCGCTCGACGTTCACGGACTGGGGCCTGATCTACTCCGAAGTCGACCAGACCGACCTCGACGCCGTCCGCGCGGCCCTCCGCCCCGAGACAAAGCTGGTCTGGGCCGAGACGCCGTCGAACCCACTCCTCAAAATCGTCGACCTCGAAGCGCTCGCCGGGATCGCGCACGACGCCGGGGCGCTCCTGCTCGTGGACGGGACGTGGACGACGCCGCTCCTCCAGCGCCCGCTCGCCGTCGGCGCCGACCTCGTGCTGCACTCGGCCACGAAGTACCTCGGCGGCCACTCCGACGTCCTCCTCGGCGCGCTCGTCGCACGGCGCGGGCTGGACTTCTTCGAGCGCGTCCGCGCCTTGCAAAAGGGAGCCGGGCCCGTCGCCGACCCGTTCGGGAGTTGGCTGGTGCTGCGCGGGATGCGGTCGCTCGGCGCGCGGATGTCGCTGCACGGGGCAAACGCGCAGCGGCTGGCCGAGGCGCTGCAGGCGCACCCCGCCGTCGAAGCCGTCCACTACCCCGGCCTGCCGGACCACCCCGGTCACGCCGTAGCGAAGCGGCAGATGGACGGATTCGGCGGGATGCTCTCGTTCCAGGTGCGCGGCGATGCCGACGCGGCGCTCGGCGTGGCGGCGCGGACGCGGCTCTTCAAGCGCGCCACGTCGCTCGGCGGGACCGAGAGCCTCATCGAGCACCGCGCCTCGATCGAGAGCCAGCCCACGCCGACGCCGCAGAACCTCCTCCGCGTCTCCGTTGGACTCGAACACGCCGACGACCTCGTCGCCGACCTCACCGATGCCCTCGACGGTTTGCCGGCGGCGCGCTAG
- a CDS encoding PAS domain S-box protein has translation MEVQHPDSPASPPSAIIPPLASEPVEATSRSWPIVDWFIPAVVREDADTLRRTRLLVICIGLVVPFFSVAAVELFAAGGPFAAQGLAVTIASGLLLLLPFLLKVSRSHVPAGTLFCVILIGLQFFLAVTDAGLSDSSMYWMPLIPLMAAFMVGPRVAVACAGLILVEIGVLYTLEASGYPFPRFSTVADRVWFTMLALVFSVLLAASLSWIYEGYTLKRLRRMNARLKGLQGALEESEARYRTLFQNIPVGVYRSTPTGQVLMTNHALISMLGFTSREEFASANLEDVYPDPNGRARFHEKVAREGVVNQFENVLVRRDGRLIHVRENARATFDEAGDVVFYEGTVEDVTEHWRAKEALHASEERFRALVQHSTDVITVIDTDGVITYQSPSVTQSFGYTPEETLGMDMLDLVHPDDRERAAKLFDQVLEHPAEFGAIEFRCCHADGHYVYVEAVGSNMLGNPWVNGIVLNSRDVTERKRAEIALVQAKEQAEEVARMKSAFLANMSHEIRTPLTGILGFSGVLAEEVDEDHREFVHLIERSGRRLLETLNSVLDLARLEADQMEVEVDRLDVGEHVDEVVRLLVPLASEKGLDLETVVEAPGVQAPLDSGCLNRILNNLVGNAIKFTATGGVTARVSASDEHVVIRVEDTGVGIDETFLPHLFEEFKQESTGMGRSHEGSGLGLTITRRLVDLMHGTLEVESAKGKGSTFIVTFPRADATTPKAPEPPQEEPTPKAQGCPRILVVDDNEGARFLLTRMLRDAFEADVVGGVEEAIERAHVIRYDLVLMDIHLSDESSGVDLMERFRSLPAYRHTPIVAFTAFALPGDRERFLSAGFDDYLGKPFTRQQLFATLGKALGTDAPERAAAPASPNGITARSAVGG, from the coding sequence GTGGAAGTCCAGCATCCCGATTCACCTGCATCGCCGCCGAGCGCGATCATTCCGCCCCTCGCGAGTGAGCCGGTGGAGGCGACTTCGCGGTCGTGGCCCATCGTGGACTGGTTCATCCCGGCCGTCGTCAGGGAAGACGCCGACACGCTGCGGCGCACGCGGCTGCTCGTCATCTGCATCGGGCTCGTCGTCCCGTTCTTCTCGGTCGCGGCCGTCGAGCTCTTCGCGGCGGGCGGCCCCTTCGCCGCGCAAGGCCTAGCCGTCACGATTGCGTCGGGGCTCCTGCTGCTGCTGCCGTTCCTCCTGAAGGTCTCCCGCTCGCACGTTCCGGCGGGGACGCTCTTCTGCGTCATCCTCATCGGGCTCCAGTTCTTCCTCGCCGTCACCGATGCCGGGCTGTCGGACTCCTCGATGTACTGGATGCCGCTGATCCCGCTGATGGCGGCGTTTATGGTGGGGCCGCGCGTCGCCGTCGCCTGCGCGGGGCTGATATTGGTGGAGATCGGCGTGCTCTACACGTTGGAGGCCAGCGGGTACCCGTTCCCCCGCTTCTCGACGGTCGCCGACCGGGTCTGGTTCACGATGCTGGCCCTCGTGTTCTCCGTGCTCCTCGCGGCCTCACTGAGCTGGATCTACGAGGGGTACACGCTCAAGCGGCTGCGTCGGATGAACGCGCGGCTGAAGGGATTGCAGGGGGCGCTCGAAGAGAGCGAAGCCCGCTACCGCACGCTCTTCCAGAACATCCCCGTCGGGGTCTACCGCAGCACGCCGACCGGGCAGGTGCTGATGACGAACCACGCGCTGATCTCGATGCTCGGCTTCACCTCCCGCGAGGAGTTCGCCTCGGCGAATCTCGAGGACGTATACCCGGACCCGAACGGCCGCGCCCGCTTCCACGAGAAGGTGGCCCGCGAGGGGGTCGTCAACCAGTTCGAGAACGTGCTCGTGCGGCGCGACGGCCGCTTGATTCACGTACGCGAGAACGCCCGCGCCACCTTCGACGAGGCCGGCGACGTGGTCTTCTACGAGGGAACCGTGGAGGACGTCACCGAGCACTGGCGGGCGAAGGAAGCCCTGCACGCGAGCGAAGAGCGGTTCCGCGCTCTCGTCCAGCACTCCACCGACGTCATCACGGTGATCGATACCGACGGCGTGATCACGTACCAGAGCCCATCGGTGACCCAGAGCTTCGGCTACACCCCCGAGGAGACGCTCGGGATGGACATGCTCGACCTCGTCCACCCCGACGACCGCGAGCGCGCCGCCAAACTGTTCGATCAGGTCCTCGAGCACCCCGCTGAGTTCGGCGCCATCGAGTTCCGCTGCTGCCACGCCGACGGCCACTACGTCTACGTCGAGGCCGTCGGGTCGAACATGCTGGGCAACCCGTGGGTCAACGGCATCGTCCTCAACTCGCGCGACGTGACCGAGCGGAAGCGGGCCGAGATCGCGCTCGTGCAGGCGAAGGAGCAGGCCGAGGAGGTGGCGCGGATGAAGAGCGCGTTCCTCGCGAATATGAGCCACGAGATCCGCACCCCGCTCACCGGCATCCTCGGCTTCTCCGGCGTGCTCGCCGAGGAGGTCGACGAGGACCACCGCGAGTTCGTCCACCTCATCGAGCGGAGCGGGCGCCGCCTGCTGGAGACGCTCAACTCCGTGCTCGACCTCGCCCGGCTCGAAGCCGACCAGATGGAGGTCGAGGTAGACCGCCTCGACGTGGGCGAGCACGTCGACGAGGTCGTACGCCTCCTCGTCCCCCTCGCGTCAGAGAAGGGGCTCGACCTCGAGACCGTCGTCGAGGCCCCCGGCGTTCAGGCCCCGCTCGACAGCGGGTGCCTCAACCGGATCCTTAACAACCTCGTCGGCAACGCCATCAAGTTCACGGCGACGGGCGGCGTGACGGCCCGCGTCAGCGCCTCGGACGAGCACGTCGTGATCCGGGTGGAGGACACCGGCGTCGGGATCGACGAGACGTTCCTGCCCCACCTGTTCGAGGAGTTCAAGCAGGAGTCCACGGGCATGGGCCGCAGCCACGAGGGCAGCGGGCTCGGCCTGACGATCACGCGGCGGCTCGTCGACCTCATGCACGGCACGCTCGAAGTGGAGAGCGCGAAGGGGAAGGGGAGCACGTTCATCGTCACGTTCCCCCGCGCCGACGCGACGACACCGAAGGCCCCCGAACCCCCGCAGGAGGAGCCCACACCGAAGGCGCAGGGCTGCCCCCGCATCCTCGTCGTCGACGACAACGAAGGCGCGCGGTTTCTGCTGACCCGGATGCTCCGCGATGCCTTCGAGGCCGACGTCGTGGGCGGCGTGGAGGAGGCGATCGAGCGGGCCCACGTGATCCGGTACGACCTCGTCTTGATGGACATCCACCTCTCGGACGAGTCGTCGGGCGTGGATCTCATGGAGCGGTTCCGCAGCCTGCCCGCGTACCGGCACACTCCCATCGTCGCGTTCACCGCGTTCGCCCTGCCGGGCGACCGTGAGCGGTTCCTCAGCGCCGGGTTCGACGACTATCTCGGGAAGCCGTTCACGCGGCAGCAGCTCTTCGCTACGCTCGGCAAGGCGCTCGGGACCGACGCGCCGGAGCGGGCCGCGGCCCCGGCTTCGCCGAACGGGATCACGGCGCGTTCGGCGGTCGGCGGCTGA